From the Primulina tabacum isolate GXHZ01 chromosome 15, ASM2559414v2, whole genome shotgun sequence genome, one window contains:
- the LOC142527452 gene encoding uncharacterized protein LOC142527452 yields MLKETEWTMSKIDRKFFQKRARDYNSDEDGEYDDLGVEEENEVSEDEDGGIQPGVTKFTEGIKAFKLAFKKILAKKSGEDSNVLGPVLSAHKKLLGEKLAEEAERKVKGEAKKEKRLQGEKGHVKPNNYLDAHEKFLLGVATKGVVKLFNAVNKAQTAQKGLNPSRTKDEKIMTKRRKEAFFSELGKTSSQSAQAAAKVGTPSGLMDQEAPSWAPLRDDYMLTHPKLKDWDKMQDTNVAGDFGRQSATDSSDDD; encoded by the exons ATGTTGAAAGAAACTGAATGGACTATGAGCAAAATTGACAGAAAGTTCTTTCAAAAAAGGGCTAGAGATTATAATTCGGATGAAGATGGTGAATACGATGACTTAGGGGTCGAGGAGGAGAATGAAGTTTCAGAAGACGAAGATGGCGGAATCCAGCCTGGTGTAACAAAATTTACAGAGGGAATTAAAGCTTTTAAGTTggcatttaaaaaaattcttgcTAAGAAGAGCGGTGAGGATTCGAATGTGTTG GGTCCTGTGTTGTCTGCTCATAAGAAACTTTTAGGTGAAAAACTTGCTGAAGAAGCGGAAAGGAAAGTAAAGGGGGAGGCAAAGAAAGAGAAGCGTTTG CAAGGTGAGAAGGGACATGTGAAgcctaataattatttggatgCCCATGAAAAGTTTCTATTGGGAGTGGCTACTAAAGGAG TGGTCAAGTTGTTCAATGCT GTAAACAAGGCACAAACTGCTCAGAAAGGCTTAAATCCCTCGAGAACAAAAGATGAAAAAA TAATGACGAAGCGGAGGAAAGAAGCCTTCTTTTCGGAGTTGGGAAAGACATCGTCACAATCTGCCCAGGCTGCTGCTAAG GTTGGTACACCCAGTGGTCTTATGGATCAAGAAGCTCCATCTTGGGCCCCTCTGCGTGATGATTACATGCTAACACACCCCAAGTTGAAAGATTGGGATAAGATGCAG GATACAAATGTTGCTGGTGACTTTGGGAGACAATCAGCCACAGATTCATCAGATGATGATTAA